In Oryza sativa Japonica Group chromosome 2, ASM3414082v1, the following are encoded in one genomic region:
- the LOC4330105 gene encoding putative nuclear RNA export factor SDE5 encodes MDLRHSQTPSSDDETRALNALLDAFSSAFSLDDIATAYCRANGDVNRAGDLLTELEHPMAKSNEVDSSVGTIHPPSGKAIEENSTESSGQAKSREKMQKSSASFGTVSSMLGKGSTRATVPLMNRASGKEKPPMVELPEYMRDDFNGKVDKSDSAPKRETLNNRDIEEFLFSMLGEGFKLSMDMIREVLGSCGYDIKKSMEELMSVSTKDTSKKAEDKHYIAQDAAVECSSTKGSCLESQSTFRNGSAYSLRGKRHSSSQISPGELLVSIFTVPERSEEEPIGKRYELGANRNRVPDQKPVVEPLEDISSETNCYPVKVILSKELVAHNEEDYQNYRRAAKQHWDMMKQYYEKAVDAFREGNQKEVEYLLGEGKHYYMMARLADEKSSAEIVKSKKVESKNELCLDLRGQDPANVANLVRLHLRQLSNIPSFEYLKVITGAEDGSFKSAQRRRKVMKYLEKKSIVWTEEESNPGTILIPINQKQDQQD; translated from the exons ATGGATCTTCGCCATTCACAAACTCCATCCAGTGATGACGAGACAAGGGCACTTAATGCATTGCTTGATGCTTTCAGTTCTGCCTTTTCGCTTGATGATATAGCTACGGCATATTGCAGAGCAAATGGTGATGTCAACAGAGCTGGTGATCTATTGACTGAACTTGAACATCCTATGGCCAAGAGCAATGAAGTTGACTCAAGTGTTGGGACTATTCATCCCCCAAGTGGTAAGGCAATTGAAGAAAACAGTACAGAGAGTTCAGGCCAAGCAAAATCTCGGGAAAAAATGCAGAAGTCTAGTGCTTCATTTGGCACTGTATCCAGTATGTTAGGAAAGGGATCGACCAGGGCTACAGTACCTTTGATGAATAGAGCATCAGGAAAGGAAAAACCTCCAATGGTTGAGTTACCAGAGTACATGCGGGACGATTTTAATGGGAAAGTTGATAAATCTGATTCTGCACCAAAGAGAGAGACTTTGAATAATAGAGATATAGAGGAatttctattttctatgcttgGAGAAGGATTCAAGCTCAGCATGGACATGATCCGTGAGGTTCTAG GCAGCTGTGGATATGACATTAAGAAG AGCATGGAGGAACTGATGTCAGTTTCTACAAAAGATACAAGCAAGAAGGCAGAAGACAAACATTATATAGCACAG GATGCAGCAGTAGAATGCTCTTCTACAAAGGGAAGCTGCCTAGAATCACAATCCACCTTTAG GAATGGCAGTGCCTATTCTTTGCGAGGCAAGAGACATAGCTCAAGTCAGATTTCTCCAGGAGAGTTGCTAGTGTCAATCTTCACTGTACCTGAAAGATCCGAGGAGGAACCAATAGGAAAACGATATGAACTGGGTGCAAATCGAAACAGAGTACCAGATCAGAAACCAGTTGTAGAACCCCTTGAGGACATCTCATCAGAAACTAACTGTTATCCAGTGAAAGTTATCCTTAGCAAAG AACTAGTTGCACATAATGAGGAAGATTACCAGAACTATCGTAGGGCTGCGAAGCAGCATTGGGATATGATGAAGCAATACTATGAGAAG GCTGTTGATGCTTTTAGGGAGGGTAACCAGAAAGAAGTCGAGTATCTTCTTGGGGAA GGGAAACACTATTACATGATGGCTCGACTGGCTGATGAAAAATCTTCTGCGGAGATTGTCAAGTCGAA AAAAGTAGAGTCAAAGAATGAGTTGTGTCTTGACCTGCGTGGACAAGATCCAGCCAACGTAGCAAATCTCGTGAGACTTCATCTTAGACAGTTGTCTAATATCCCAT CTTTTGAGTACTTGAAAGTCATTACTGGTGCTGAGGATGGCAGTTTCAAATCGGcacaaagaagaagaaag GTGATGAAGTATCTGGAGAAGAAATCGATTGTGTGGACTGAAGAGGAATCCAACCCTGGGACCATCCTCATCCCAATTAATCAGAAGCAGGATCAGCAGGATTAG
- the LOC4330106 gene encoding E3 ubiquitin-protein ligase RMA2 isoform X1 — protein MDQLCTSGGSDSDKSLAAGDEPAVRVRGEVEAEAAAAAAAAEAQGGGCFDCNICLDFATEPVVTLCGHLYCWPCIYEWLHPGGDDDGSNGDASSTRRRPCPVCKAAVSPDTLVPLYGRGRGGSSKRARSGSAIPRRPIVHREPVERQSDRLGDDDGGHRHGSTGSSPPVRSPWHANHHAAAASTPAPAPARLFDVVYPPPPAAVGGVGMFHSTTTTTGGMLGGMALAVLPWVSRGQSPATAAASAYYTSPYHMSPRLRRQHMEVERSLHQIWFFLVVFAVLCLLLF, from the coding sequence ATGGATCAGCTTTGCACGAGTGGAGGCAGCGACAGCGACAAGTCTTTGGCGGCCGGCGATGAGCCGGCGGTGAGAGTCCGAGGTgaagtggaggcggaggcggcggcggcggcggcggcggcagaggcgcaAGGCGGTGGCTGCTTCGACTGCAACATCTGCCTGGATTTCGCCACGGAGCCGGTGGTCACCCTCTGCGGCCACCTCTACTGCTGGCCCTGCATCTACGAGTGGCTGCaccccggcggcgacgacgacggaagCAACGGCGACGCGAGCTCGACGAGGCGGCGTCCCTGCCCCGTGTGCAAGGCCGCGGTCTCGCCGGACACGCTCGTGCCGCTctacggccgcggccgcggcggaagTTCCAAGAGGGCCCGATCCGGCTCGGCCATCCCGCGCCGGCCGATCGTACATCGGGAGCCCGTCGAGCGGCAGAGCGATcggctcggcgacgacgacggaggacACCGACACGGGAGCACGGGATCCAGCCCGCCAGTCCGGTCACCGTGGCACGCCaatcaccacgccgccgccgctagcacgccggcgccggcgccggcgcggttgTTCGACGTGGTCTACCCTCCACCACCTGCTGCCGTGGGCGGCGTGGGCATGTTCCActcgacgacgacaacgaccgGAGGGATGCTCGGAGGGATGGCCCTGGCGGTGCTCCCGTGGGTGTCGCGCGGgcagtcgccggcgacggcggcggcgagcgcgtacTACACGAGCCCTTACCACATGAGCCCCAGGCTGAGACGGCAGCACATGGAGGTGGAGAGGTCCCTGCACCAGATATGGTTCTTCCTTGTCGTGTTCGCGGTGCTCTGCCTGCTTCTCTTCTGA
- the LOC4330106 gene encoding E3 ubiquitin-protein ligase RMA2 isoform X2 has translation MLCSPANHRYKERFCLIEVGMDQLCTSGGSDSDKSLAAGDEPAVRVRGEVEAEAAAAAAAAEAQGGGCFDCNICLDFATEPVVTLCGHLYCWPCIYEWLHPGGDDDGSNGDASSTRRRPCPVCKAAVSPDTLVPLYGRGRGGSSKRARSGSAIPRRPIVHREPVERQSDRLGDDDGGHRHGSTGSSPPVRSPWHANHHAAAASTPAPAPARLFDVVYPPPPAAVGGVGMFHSTTTTTGGMLGGMALAVLPWVSRGQSPATAAASAYYTSPYHMSPRLRRQHMEVERSLHQIWFFLVVFAVLCLLLF, from the exons ATG CTTTGCAGCCCGGCGAACCATCGATATAAGGAAAGATTTTGTTTGATCGAGGTGGGGATGGATCAGCTTTGCACGAGTGGAGGCAGCGACAGCGACAAGTCTTTGGCGGCCGGCGATGAGCCGGCGGTGAGAGTCCGAGGTgaagtggaggcggaggcggcggcggcggcggcggcggcagaggcgcaAGGCGGTGGCTGCTTCGACTGCAACATCTGCCTGGATTTCGCCACGGAGCCGGTGGTCACCCTCTGCGGCCACCTCTACTGCTGGCCCTGCATCTACGAGTGGCTGCaccccggcggcgacgacgacggaagCAACGGCGACGCGAGCTCGACGAGGCGGCGTCCCTGCCCCGTGTGCAAGGCCGCGGTCTCGCCGGACACGCTCGTGCCGCTctacggccgcggccgcggcggaagTTCCAAGAGGGCCCGATCCGGCTCGGCCATCCCGCGCCGGCCGATCGTACATCGGGAGCCCGTCGAGCGGCAGAGCGATcggctcggcgacgacgacggaggacACCGACACGGGAGCACGGGATCCAGCCCGCCAGTCCGGTCACCGTGGCACGCCaatcaccacgccgccgccgctagcacgccggcgccggcgccggcgcggttgTTCGACGTGGTCTACCCTCCACCACCTGCTGCCGTGGGCGGCGTGGGCATGTTCCActcgacgacgacaacgaccgGAGGGATGCTCGGAGGGATGGCCCTGGCGGTGCTCCCGTGGGTGTCGCGCGGgcagtcgccggcgacggcggcggcgagcgcgtacTACACGAGCCCTTACCACATGAGCCCCAGGCTGAGACGGCAGCACATGGAGGTGGAGAGGTCCCTGCACCAGATATGGTTCTTCCTTGTCGTGTTCGCGGTGCTCTGCCTGCTTCTCTTCTGA